Proteins encoded by one window of Sphaerochaeta sp.:
- the yidC gene encoding membrane protein insertase YidC, whose protein sequence is MGSVLYTLFIFPIAEVIELAFTALYRVSDNFGVAIIGLSFVVTLCTLPIYMVAEHWQEVERNKVAEMAPEVKKIRKVFKGDERFMLLSAYYRECDYKPIYALRSSFSILIQIPFFLAAYLFLSNHPDLKGLSFWFIKDLGAPDGMINIAGRTFNLLPIIMTVANCISGAIYSKGHPVREKVQIYALAAVFLVILYASPAGLVLYWAMNNILSLVKNIFYKMRHPLRMLYGIFCVVCLGISGYYSKHGTGQKWKIYAIYAISLIIFLIPLWYRLAKWYSATCVGWLCDHDRLRFLLFFLGMLGVTLLIGALIPLNLISTSPTEFANMGPYASPLDFVGITMLQALGCFIIWPVCLYFLFPKKIQPFFVVFSGVVFLGALMNTFLFPGNYGTVFTDLGFANSDLMKMQGIKNYVNLGLLVGLFCLLSWLFHRRFSRAISFVLVILMIAVSAQSVVRMHGISQKYRELLSHQEETETAISDDTKFEPMFHFSRTGKNVLVIMLDRAISGYVPYIFQEDPLLYQQFTGFTYYPNAISFGSHTLYGTPTLYGGYDYTPIKMQKRTDKTLQQKQNEAITLLPEIFSSEGYDVVTLNPPYPDYSWDFVEGPFAGMEHVTAKGINGRYSEWWKNTRFQEGEVGYGQILSSNMIRYAVFQAAPLVLRWPLYDKGEYLNALNHEIDFNVLGSVFVNHYSTMVALPYITDFNDGKGNLNMMDNEMTHEDRLLQAPDYVPSLKPILLDSTPFPKSSLYHVDASAFRLLGTWFAYLKENGVYDNTKIIIVSDHGFALADDMADNFNLPNGEQMSWYRALLMVKDFDDTGDLKTEHTFMTNADVPALALQGVVANPVNPYTQNPITMEEKKNGEVVTTSNMWNVSFIKKDQPYLPIPKNDWLSVHDDIFNPKNWTKYVFQVTTSK, encoded by the coding sequence ATGGGAAGCGTTTTATATACCTTGTTTATTTTCCCCATCGCCGAGGTGATCGAGCTTGCGTTCACCGCCTTGTATCGGGTCTCTGATAATTTCGGAGTCGCGATTATCGGTTTGAGCTTCGTCGTCACGTTGTGCACGCTTCCCATTTATATGGTTGCCGAGCATTGGCAGGAAGTGGAACGAAACAAAGTAGCAGAAATGGCGCCGGAAGTGAAGAAGATCCGGAAGGTGTTCAAAGGGGACGAACGGTTCATGCTCCTGTCTGCCTATTACCGGGAATGTGATTATAAGCCAATTTACGCCCTCCGCTCTTCGTTCTCCATTTTGATCCAGATTCCGTTCTTCCTCGCCGCATACCTGTTCCTGTCCAATCATCCTGATCTGAAAGGATTGTCATTCTGGTTCATCAAAGATCTCGGCGCGCCGGATGGGATGATCAACATCGCGGGCCGGACGTTCAATCTGCTTCCCATCATCATGACAGTCGCCAACTGCATCAGCGGGGCGATCTACTCCAAAGGACATCCGGTAAGAGAGAAGGTGCAGATTTACGCTCTTGCCGCCGTCTTTCTGGTGATACTGTACGCCTCTCCCGCGGGATTGGTCCTTTACTGGGCGATGAACAATATTCTGTCGCTGGTAAAGAACATTTTTTACAAGATGCGGCATCCGCTTCGCATGTTGTACGGGATTTTCTGTGTGGTGTGTCTGGGGATCAGTGGATATTATTCCAAGCATGGGACCGGTCAGAAATGGAAGATTTATGCCATCTACGCGATTTCGTTGATCATCTTTCTTATCCCCCTTTGGTATCGTCTTGCCAAGTGGTATTCGGCCACTTGTGTAGGGTGGTTATGTGATCATGACAGACTCCGGTTCCTGTTGTTTTTCCTTGGCATGCTGGGCGTAACATTGCTGATTGGCGCGCTGATACCCTTGAATCTGATCTCCACTTCCCCCACGGAATTCGCCAACATGGGACCCTATGCCAGTCCGTTGGATTTTGTGGGGATCACCATGCTCCAGGCGTTGGGGTGCTTCATCATCTGGCCGGTGTGCTTGTATTTTCTTTTTCCCAAAAAGATTCAGCCGTTCTTTGTCGTGTTTTCCGGGGTTGTTTTCCTTGGAGCCTTGATGAATACCTTCTTGTTCCCCGGGAATTATGGGACCGTATTTACGGATTTGGGCTTTGCGAATAGTGACTTGATGAAAATGCAAGGCATCAAGAATTATGTGAATCTTGGACTGCTTGTGGGACTTTTTTGTCTGCTTTCCTGGCTGTTCCATCGGAGGTTTTCTCGGGCCATCTCTTTTGTCCTCGTGATTCTTATGATTGCAGTTTCCGCCCAGTCCGTGGTTCGGATGCATGGGATTTCTCAGAAGTACCGCGAGTTGTTATCCCACCAAGAGGAGACAGAGACAGCCATCAGTGATGATACCAAGTTTGAGCCGATGTTCCATTTTTCCCGTACCGGGAAGAATGTGCTGGTAATCATGTTGGACCGGGCCATCAGCGGATATGTTCCGTACATTTTTCAGGAAGACCCGTTGCTGTATCAGCAATTCACCGGTTTTACCTATTATCCGAATGCGATTTCGTTTGGCAGCCATACCCTCTATGGGACCCCAACACTGTATGGGGGGTATGATTATACTCCGATCAAGATGCAGAAGCGGACGGACAAGACCCTTCAGCAGAAACAGAATGAAGCCATCACGTTGCTTCCTGAGATTTTCTCATCAGAAGGGTATGATGTGGTGACGTTGAATCCTCCCTATCCTGATTATTCATGGGATTTTGTGGAAGGGCCTTTTGCCGGGATGGAACATGTCACCGCAAAAGGAATAAATGGGCGATACAGCGAATGGTGGAAGAATACACGTTTCCAGGAAGGTGAAGTAGGGTATGGCCAAATTCTTTCCTCCAATATGATCAGATACGCGGTATTCCAGGCAGCTCCGCTCGTACTTCGCTGGCCTCTCTATGACAAAGGCGAATATCTCAACGCGTTGAACCATGAGATTGATTTCAACGTTTTGGGTTCCGTTTTTGTCAATCATTATTCCACAATGGTGGCGCTTCCCTATATTACGGATTTTAATGACGGGAAAGGAAACCTGAATATGATGGATAATGAGATGACGCATGAGGATCGATTGCTTCAGGCTCCCGATTATGTTCCTTCTCTCAAGCCTATCTTGCTTGATTCGACTCCATTTCCCAAAAGCTCTTTATATCATGTGGATGCGTCCGCATTCCGTCTCCTGGGGACATGGTTTGCGTATTTGAAGGAAAATGGGGTCTATGACAATACCAAAATCATCATTGTCAGCGATCATGGGTTCGCCCTTGCGGATGATATGGCCGATAATTTCAACCTTCCCAATGGAGAACAAATGTCTTGGTATCGCGCTTTGTTGATGGTAAAGGATTTTGATGATACCGGTGACCTCAAAACAGAGCACACTTTCATGACAAACGCCGATGTGCCTGCGTTAGCGTTGCAGGGTGTTGTCGCAAAT
- a CDS encoding SurA N-terminal domain-containing protein: MGPKQGGGLVFGTYGKEKIEYAYGNYFYEQYQNYANQYKTSANTSAEQVAYQIWKNAYDSTVIYTALNQMAKKAGIIASNAVVNRRIIDSGYYNVDGKFDAATYNKATTEQKASIEKSVRESLAPSIVYNDISTVLTSNAEQDYVAAMADNSRTFQYATFDASLYPDEEAAAYALKNPQLFYTLDLSVITTDSKESAQAILDSINNGDKTFEEAALSESKDSSAAANGKIGNLYFFQIQSNFKNPDDAQQLFAAEVGKPIGPVEGTSSWTIYRVNAAPVQPDYTDPTLLAMVKTYMSLYDSQIITDYLKTKAASFVADAKASDFATAASKDGVTVTDVTTTPMNVGASGYLSSFSTTDPNGMLTYADTDTVKKMYTSETGTVLDPFEAGSSTVVVKVGDESSSGNSYLTALYKYYAAMYAQQDLIESFMHSDQFKDNFLTVFLTDILGQGTTSST; this comes from the coding sequence ATGGGACCGAAACAAGGTGGCGGTTTGGTCTTCGGCACCTATGGCAAGGAAAAGATCGAATACGCCTATGGCAACTACTTCTATGAGCAGTACCAGAACTACGCCAACCAGTACAAGACCAGCGCGAACACCAGCGCCGAGCAGGTCGCCTACCAGATTTGGAAGAATGCCTATGACAGCACGGTGATCTACACCGCGTTGAACCAGATGGCCAAGAAAGCCGGCATCATCGCCAGCAACGCCGTTGTCAACCGCAGGATCATTGATTCGGGATACTATAACGTAGATGGCAAGTTTGACGCCGCGACATACAACAAAGCGACCACCGAGCAGAAGGCCAGCATCGAGAAGAGCGTCAGGGAGTCCTTGGCACCTTCCATCGTTTACAATGACATCAGCACCGTACTCACCTCGAACGCCGAGCAGGATTATGTCGCCGCCATGGCGGACAACAGCCGGACGTTCCAGTATGCCACGTTTGACGCATCTCTCTACCCTGATGAAGAAGCAGCGGCGTACGCGTTGAAGAACCCTCAGCTGTTCTACACCCTTGACCTCTCCGTCATCACCACGGATTCCAAAGAGTCCGCCCAGGCCATTTTGGATTCCATCAACAACGGAGACAAGACATTCGAAGAAGCGGCTCTTTCCGAGAGCAAGGATTCGTCCGCCGCCGCCAACGGGAAGATCGGGAACCTGTACTTCTTCCAGATCCAGTCCAATTTCAAGAATCCGGATGACGCCCAGCAGTTGTTCGCCGCTGAGGTTGGCAAGCCCATCGGACCGGTGGAAGGCACCAGTTCCTGGACGATTTACCGGGTGAACGCAGCTCCCGTCCAACCGGATTACACCGATCCCACGTTGCTTGCCATGGTGAAGACCTACATGTCCCTGTATGACAGCCAGATCATCACCGATTACCTGAAGACCAAAGCCGCCTCGTTTGTGGCGGACGCAAAAGCGAGTGACTTCGCCACCGCGGCTTCCAAAGACGGCGTGACGGTCACCGATGTGACCACCACCCCGATGAATGTGGGAGCCAGCGGCTATCTCAGCTCGTTCAGCACCACCGATCCCAATGGAATGCTCACCTACGCGGACACCGATACCGTCAAGAAAATGTACACCTCAGAGACTGGTACCGTGCTGGATCCGTTTGAAGCGGGTTCTTCCACCGTGGTCGTCAAAGTGGGGGATGAGAGCAGCAGTGGCAATTCCTATCTGACGGCGCTGTACAAGTATTACGCTGCGATGTACGCCCAGCAGGATTTGATCGAATCCTTCATGCACAGTGACCAGTTCAAGGACAACTTCCTGACGGTCTTCCTGACGGACATTCTTGGGCAGGGCACCACATCTTCCACGTGA